The proteins below come from a single Gimesia alba genomic window:
- a CDS encoding XylR family transcriptional regulator produces the protein MSRSATPQVAIFIETSKTFGRGILQGISTYSRTHGPWSVYIDEWGPATTLPDWMKQWEGDGIIARIRSQQMSDRLQQSGVPIVDTLQQVPDLGLPGVYSDDRAIAQMAFEHLRDRHLRHFAFVGVERANWSVRRRNAFAEISHQQGFECDIYSPLSRRRFVESWNGGQEDLGDWLESLPKPVGLMAAHDLRALCVLDACRRRNIAVPEQVAVVGVDNDDVFCEVVDPNLTSITHQAEQIGYQAAALLDLLMQGKAAPVQPLMLPPRNLVPRRSTDIIAVDDVAIASALEFIRRNACTQINVSQIAQHVNLARRSLERRFMKLVGKTPHQILAEERLRRAKQLLIDTDFTLEQIASMAGFSSAAYLSVVIKEQEHCTPREFRNQTFR, from the coding sequence ATGTCCCGTTCTGCTACACCACAAGTTGCCATCTTCATTGAAACCTCAAAGACCTTCGGGCGTGGAATCTTACAGGGAATCTCAACCTATTCACGAACGCATGGCCCCTGGTCTGTGTACATTGATGAATGGGGACCAGCGACGACTCTTCCCGATTGGATGAAACAGTGGGAAGGAGACGGCATCATTGCCCGAATCCGCTCACAACAGATGTCAGATCGGCTCCAGCAATCGGGCGTACCGATTGTGGATACATTACAGCAGGTGCCTGACCTGGGACTCCCCGGCGTTTATTCCGATGATCGTGCTATCGCACAAATGGCATTTGAACATTTACGCGACCGACACTTGAGACACTTTGCATTTGTCGGCGTGGAGCGTGCCAACTGGTCAGTACGTCGCAGGAATGCGTTCGCAGAGATCTCACACCAGCAGGGATTCGAATGCGATATTTATTCCCCCCTTTCGCGCAGACGTTTTGTGGAAAGTTGGAATGGCGGTCAGGAAGATCTGGGAGACTGGTTGGAATCGTTGCCGAAACCAGTTGGTTTAATGGCCGCACACGATTTGCGCGCTTTATGTGTTTTGGATGCCTGTCGCCGTCGCAATATCGCCGTCCCGGAACAGGTCGCTGTCGTCGGCGTCGACAACGATGACGTTTTCTGCGAAGTCGTTGACCCGAATCTTACCAGTATCACACACCAGGCAGAACAGATCGGTTATCAGGCAGCCGCCCTGCTCGACCTCCTGATGCAAGGAAAAGCCGCACCGGTTCAACCTCTGATGCTGCCTCCCCGAAATCTGGTTCCTCGCAGATCGACCGATATTATCGCCGTCGATGACGTCGCCATTGCCTCCGCACTGGAATTCATCCGACGCAATGCCTGCACGCAGATTAATGTTTCCCAGATAGCACAGCATGTCAATCTTGCCAGACGCTCCCTGGAACGACGCTTTATGAAACTGGTTGGTAAAACACCACATCAAATACTCGCAGAAGAACGGCTTCGCCGCGCAAAACAACTTTTGATTGATACCGACTTCACACTCGAACAAATCGCTTCCATGGCCGGATTCTCCAGTGCCGCCTATCTGAGCGTGGTCATCAAAGAACAGGAACATTGCACTCCAAGGGAGTTTCGAAATCAAACTTTTCGCTGA
- a CDS encoding MarR family winged helix-turn-helix transcriptional regulator, translating into MAQSNLQQELRKKQPFASPEQEAILNILRTSDVFHNQFGRLFREYGLTPSQYNVLRILRGEGKPMPSLEIADRMVQVVPAITGLLDRLQAQDFVKRNRCTEDRRVVYIEITPKALKLLKEIDEPDLCLHRKLIGHLSSDELTELSRLLEKARTSLVSVDQN; encoded by the coding sequence ATGGCACAAAGCAATTTGCAACAAGAGCTTAGAAAAAAACAACCTTTCGCTTCTCCGGAGCAAGAAGCGATCCTGAATATCCTGCGTACCAGCGATGTCTTTCATAACCAGTTTGGCAGATTATTTCGTGAGTATGGCCTGACACCTTCCCAATATAACGTACTTCGAATTTTACGCGGAGAAGGAAAACCAATGCCTTCTCTGGAGATCGCAGATCGAATGGTCCAGGTCGTCCCGGCAATCACCGGTTTACTCGACCGCTTGCAGGCACAGGACTTTGTCAAACGAAATCGATGCACCGAAGATCGGCGCGTTGTTTATATTGAAATCACTCCCAAGGCACTCAAACTTCTGAAAGAAATTGACGAACCGGATCTTTGTCTGCATCGCAAACTGATTGGGCATTTGAGTTCAGACGAACTAACGGAACTCTCACGGCTTCTTGAAAAAGCGCGCACATCACTGGTTTCAGTAGATCAAAACTAG
- a CDS encoding RNA polymerase sigma factor, whose amino-acid sequence MNYGSDWPSTHITLLKRVRVPTDSEAWREFVKIYGPLIYNYCRKFRLNDCDSEDVCQEVFRQISTSFHSFEYNQKLGRFRSWLGTVTYHEICRFHKKAQRFKNQSGANGLQDFIYEQPGEIDAMWSDEFCSHIYTIALENIRPEFDEKTWRAFELTWIKDIPSKIAATELDTDITWIYKAKFLVQKKLKEEIQRLSFDSVVFQK is encoded by the coding sequence ATGAATTACGGCTCCGACTGGCCATCAACACATATCACTCTCCTGAAACGTGTGCGCGTTCCCACGGATTCAGAAGCATGGAGAGAGTTTGTAAAAATATATGGCCCTTTAATCTATAATTACTGTCGAAAATTTCGATTGAACGACTGTGATTCGGAAGATGTGTGCCAGGAAGTGTTCCGCCAGATCAGCACCTCGTTTCATTCTTTTGAATACAATCAAAAACTGGGACGTTTCCGATCGTGGCTGGGTACCGTCACATATCACGAAATCTGTCGTTTTCACAAAAAGGCCCAACGATTTAAGAACCAGTCGGGGGCCAACGGGCTTCAGGACTTTATCTATGAGCAACCAGGGGAAATTGATGCGATGTGGTCAGATGAATTTTGCAGCCACATCTACACCATCGCTCTAGAAAATATTCGGCCTGAATTTGATGAAAAAACCTGGAGAGCATTTGAGCTGACCTGGATCAAAGACATCCCTTCCAAAATAGCCGCAACTGAACTGGATACAGACATAACCTGGATCTATAAAGCAAAGTTTCTTGTACAAAAAAAACTGAAGGAGGAAATTCAACGACTCTCTTTTGATAGTGTTGTCTTTCAAAAATAA
- a CDS encoding glycosyltransferase family 2 protein — translation MVGNALWPESDRTHQQNRPSAQPKVREDKISIVIAARNNALFLAEAIDSALNQSMPCEVIYSDDCSFDDSIDIANSYHDQGVITLETPYHIGVCEARNRGAEQATGNYLLFLDGDDILPPDYVKEHWETMTPTTPFVYGGAEAFGDFTTLWDAPEWKQGQLWTRNFVNTSALWNRQAFETAGRWQNKINTMWDWDLALRGARLGAPALSTAILKYRQHTSSWSANIQTKYEKRQEILLPQMRRSCARLSVGSIISGRLAEFFPQWISAVAQSVKLINSTEPVELVLLDNSRNENMLSMMRTETNRYQNTFETIRIIPHPVSFSYSNEKERRNQVAKFMAHSCNRLNVEMRGDVHWLIEDDILVPLEAGANLMNQLTDGWVPPNAVSGCYRSRHAESQFVGGHFDDYHLVNAFTEIGTEITPVDYCGTGCLMFWKDRTPRYWDSHYQHAPAHDWEWCARVKKAEGEILMLPSVHCGHVKTPDEILY, via the coding sequence ATGGTAGGTAACGCTCTCTGGCCGGAATCGGATAGAACGCATCAACAGAATCGTCCTTCTGCGCAACCGAAAGTCCGTGAAGACAAAATCAGTATTGTAATCGCCGCCAGAAATAATGCCCTGTTTCTGGCAGAGGCTATTGATTCGGCTTTGAATCAAAGTATGCCTTGTGAAGTGATTTATTCTGATGACTGTAGCTTTGATGATTCTATTGATATTGCCAATAGCTATCACGACCAGGGAGTCATCACTCTGGAAACGCCTTATCACATCGGAGTCTGTGAAGCACGAAACCGCGGTGCAGAGCAAGCAACGGGAAACTATCTTTTATTTCTCGATGGAGATGATATCCTGCCGCCTGATTATGTAAAAGAACACTGGGAGACAATGACTCCAACGACTCCCTTTGTATATGGGGGAGCAGAAGCCTTTGGAGATTTCACAACTCTCTGGGATGCCCCGGAATGGAAACAAGGGCAGCTCTGGACAAGAAATTTTGTAAATACTTCTGCGCTATGGAACCGTCAGGCATTTGAGACGGCTGGTCGCTGGCAAAACAAAATCAATACCATGTGGGACTGGGATCTGGCTTTGCGAGGTGCAAGACTGGGTGCGCCTGCATTGAGTACGGCGATTCTGAAATATCGCCAGCATACAAGTTCCTGGTCTGCAAATATACAAACCAAATATGAAAAGCGACAGGAAATCCTGTTACCACAAATGCGCCGCTCATGTGCGAGACTCAGCGTCGGATCCATTATCAGTGGCAGGCTTGCTGAATTTTTTCCGCAATGGATTTCAGCTGTCGCCCAGTCTGTCAAACTGATCAATTCCACGGAACCGGTCGAACTGGTGCTATTAGATAATTCCAGGAATGAAAATATGCTATCAATGATGAGAACGGAAACAAATCGATATCAAAATACATTTGAAACAATCAGAATTATCCCCCATCCTGTATCTTTCAGTTATTCAAATGAGAAAGAACGCAGGAATCAGGTAGCAAAGTTTATGGCTCACTCCTGTAACCGCCTGAACGTAGAAATGAGGGGCGATGTGCACTGGTTGATCGAAGACGATATCCTGGTTCCACTGGAAGCAGGTGCGAATCTGATGAATCAGCTGACCGATGGCTGGGTTCCACCGAATGCGGTGAGTGGCTGCTATCGAAGCCGCCATGCGGAATCACAATTTGTAGGCGGGCATTTTGACGACTATCATCTCGTCAACGCGTTTACCGAAATTGGCACTGAAATCACACCCGTGGATTATTGTGGAACGGGTTGTCTGATGTTCTGGAAAGACCGAACGCCTCGCTATTGGGACAGCCATTATCAGCACGCACCCGCACACGACTGGGAATGGTGTGCGCGAGTCAAAAAAGCGGAAGGTGAGATCTTAATGCTGCCCTCAGTCCATTGCGGCCATGTGAAGACGCCGGATGAGATTCTCTATTGA
- a CDS encoding serine/threonine-protein kinase, with amino-acid sequence MEKCIAESLLFQYLVNDLDEEMGNLVKDHLNQCPLCQKKAEAYSEDYELKQWHDSHQRQQSHPDSQNHPFTEDRLDRLFNSTVSSIQRSNLQQLEKDSSKSTQRPSQSSSATFNRKLEQDTIRVVGNYHLIKKIGQGGMGVVYLAIHAHLKKQVVLKLLLNSDWENSNQTQRFYREMELVGQLDHPNIVKATDAGETDETCFLVMEYLEGHDLKKILKIERALSITAACSILRQAANGFQYIHNNNLIHRDIKPSNLFLTTAGKIKILDLGLAGLSHSERSFSDLTDSNCIMGSAYYMAPEQALNVKSIDQRSDIYSLGCTFYQLLTGRLPFKKNTPVETIIAHREDTAPHLSDYLPEIPEPLEELFQSMIQKDPNDRIQTMAEIVKKIDAFLAQEEDIHFSETSDTNLTHSQELIQLCQNTDLSPPVEALNQYSSTLFQPTYRFWNKKNILLLIMGVVLLNTGLLYFMGFNLPQPHPIPIPKISPEEAQNQRAAAEWALKHECELTLRLASGSNILVNNTSKGLPKNDFQILKLKLYHDQPLDKNFLSPLKNIMSLKELRLDDCVLGDDALVPIKGLTSLTLLDIHSTNLTDKGLSHISELKNLKTLSMKSNPKLTDAGLQVLNQLTRLGDVDLARLKITDKGIAFIQNNPKLFKLNISDTKVSDASIPHIIALKVLKTLRIKNTEISEKGIEEIRNAFKDHDPVSFD; translated from the coding sequence ATGGAAAAGTGCATCGCGGAAAGTTTGTTATTCCAGTATCTCGTCAATGATCTTGACGAAGAGATGGGTAACCTTGTTAAAGACCATCTGAATCAGTGCCCCCTTTGCCAGAAAAAAGCAGAGGCATACTCAGAAGACTATGAACTCAAACAGTGGCATGATTCCCATCAGCGGCAACAAAGTCATCCGGATTCACAAAATCATCCCTTCACCGAAGATCGATTAGACCGATTATTCAATTCGACGGTGTCCTCTATTCAACGGTCGAATCTCCAGCAGTTGGAGAAAGACTCATCAAAAAGCACTCAGCGTCCCAGTCAGAGTTCCAGCGCGACTTTCAATAGAAAGCTGGAGCAAGACACTATCAGAGTGGTTGGCAACTATCATTTAATCAAAAAAATTGGCCAGGGAGGGATGGGCGTTGTCTATCTGGCTATTCATGCACATCTTAAAAAACAGGTGGTGCTGAAACTGTTACTGAACAGCGACTGGGAAAACTCGAATCAGACACAAAGATTCTATCGCGAAATGGAACTTGTGGGACAACTGGATCATCCCAATATCGTGAAGGCAACTGATGCTGGTGAGACAGATGAAACCTGCTTTCTTGTCATGGAATATCTGGAAGGCCATGACCTGAAAAAAATTCTCAAAATAGAACGCGCGCTCTCCATCACCGCTGCCTGTTCCATCCTGAGACAGGCAGCCAATGGGTTTCAGTATATCCACAATAACAATCTGATCCACAGAGACATTAAACCATCAAACCTGTTTTTAACGACAGCGGGGAAGATTAAAATTCTTGATTTGGGCTTAGCAGGGCTCAGCCATTCCGAAAGATCTTTCAGTGATCTGACTGACAGCAATTGCATCATGGGGAGTGCCTACTATATGGCTCCCGAACAGGCACTCAATGTCAAATCGATTGATCAACGCTCAGATATTTACAGCCTGGGATGCACATTCTATCAACTGCTCACAGGACGGCTTCCTTTTAAAAAAAACACTCCCGTAGAGACGATTATTGCCCATCGGGAAGATACCGCTCCGCACTTATCCGACTACCTTCCTGAAATCCCTGAGCCACTGGAAGAATTATTTCAGTCAATGATCCAAAAAGATCCAAACGACAGAATCCAGACGATGGCCGAGATTGTAAAAAAAATTGACGCCTTCCTGGCTCAGGAAGAGGATATTCATTTCAGCGAAACATCAGACACCAATCTGACCCATAGCCAGGAGCTGATTCAGCTATGCCAGAATACCGATTTATCCCCTCCCGTTGAGGCATTGAATCAGTACTCCAGCACTCTGTTTCAGCCGACATATCGGTTTTGGAACAAAAAAAACATACTCCTGTTAATTATGGGAGTTGTCTTGTTAAATACAGGACTGCTTTATTTCATGGGGTTCAATCTCCCCCAACCTCATCCCATTCCCATCCCAAAAATTTCTCCAGAAGAAGCCCAGAACCAAAGAGCAGCAGCCGAATGGGCTTTAAAACATGAATGCGAACTTACACTGCGCCTGGCAAGTGGTTCAAACATACTGGTTAACAATACGTCAAAAGGATTACCCAAGAATGATTTTCAAATCCTTAAGCTTAAGCTTTACCATGACCAGCCTTTAGACAAAAACTTTCTATCTCCCTTAAAAAATATTATGAGCCTGAAAGAGCTTCGGTTAGATGACTGTGTACTTGGTGATGATGCACTCGTTCCTATCAAAGGTCTCACTTCTCTGACACTGCTGGATATTCACTCTACCAACCTGACAGATAAAGGCTTATCTCATATCAGCGAGTTAAAAAATCTAAAAACGCTTTCCATGAAATCAAACCCAAAATTGACTGATGCAGGCCTGCAAGTCCTGAATCAGCTGACTCGATTAGGAGACGTAGATCTGGCTAGACTGAAAATCACAGACAAAGGCATCGCGTTTATCCAGAATAATCCAAAACTGTTCAAGCTGAATATCTCAGATACAAAAGTAAGTGATGCCTCTATCCCACACATCATCGCACTCAAGGTACTTAAGACCCTACGGATCAAGAATACTGAGATTTCAGAAAAAGGTATCGAAGAGATCAGGAACGCCTTTAAAGATCATGACCCTGTCTCATTTGATTAA